The proteins below come from a single Roseiflexus sp. RS-1 genomic window:
- a CDS encoding PspC domain-containing protein produces the protein MDISTSRLMRSRHDAMIAGVAGGIAKYLGVDSTIVRLVFVALIFTGVGVLLYPALWIIMPLEAPQNRAQGDQRQVFVSGGAVRSDPMTGAAASSESEVPINNLNERGPAQSSPHVQRNRQLGIILIGVGVLVLLSIVLGPAFGKLLFPLALIVAGAIILMRSRQ, from the coding sequence ATGGACATCTCAACCTCACGATTGATGCGCAGTCGTCACGACGCGATGATTGCTGGCGTGGCAGGCGGGATTGCAAAGTATCTGGGGGTCGATTCGACCATTGTGCGTCTGGTTTTTGTTGCGCTGATCTTTACTGGTGTGGGGGTGCTGCTCTACCCGGCGCTCTGGATCATTATGCCGCTCGAAGCGCCGCAGAACCGGGCGCAGGGCGATCAGCGCCAGGTGTTCGTGAGCGGCGGGGCGGTTCGCTCCGATCCAATGACCGGCGCCGCTGCCAGTTCCGAGTCGGAGGTGCCGATCAATAACCTGAATGAGCGCGGACCGGCGCAATCGTCGCCACACGTGCAGCGTAACCGGCAATTGGGCATTATTCTCATCGGTGTCGGCGTGTTGGTGCTGTTGAGCATTGTGCTTGGTCCGGCATTTGGCAAACTGCTGTTTCCGCTTGCGCTGATCGTCGCTGGTGCGATCATACTGATGCGCAGTCGGCAGTGA